CCAATGCGCTCTTCCAATCCGGGAGTAACCTTACTTGTAAACAAAGGATATGCATAAATAAATGTGATTTCGAAAACGATTAAGCGTTTTTTGCATTAATAAATCTGTGTGTAAGTTGAAATTGCTAGGGGttaaatttaatatacttaattCATGGAATTACAATCTAACAATTGAAGTGTTTGTCTTTTTTTAAGATTAGTACCTTAGTACTAATACTGATATTCTGATTTTATGGCGAAATTTATGACATATTTTTAGCTTATATTCCATGTACAAAAAGTAGATTATACAGTAATAGACAAAATTAGAAGCGGTAGCGAGTTATCATAGTTGATTGTACATTACCTCTTATTACctgaagataaaaatataaaactaaaatataaggAGAGAGAAATTTATagtgaaatgaatatttatgaCATTTTAAATTGCATGTGCGCTTATTAAATTTCGTCTGTTACAAAAGCATTCTTCTTATCAATTTCCAAGTATtctcaaaatgttcaaaacaaGGAGCAGTTTTATATATGAAGATAAGCATCGCGACTTTTTATTAAACCACAGCAGGTATAATTGACTCTTAATATGACAAATAGATTTGTTTATAGTCAATAAACTGAAAGTGTGATACGTTTAATGAGAATTGAGGCTTTTTAGGCAGAGTCAACTCTCTCTAAGTGTACAATATTGTACGCTTTACTGGTCGAAGGGTTTTTTGAGTAAATCCGACAGATAACGATAATAGTGATATTCGTAGCTCGTTATCGCATAcgcattttttacaaatactgCGGTACCCAAACGGTttggtttgaaatttattgattaatcaTAGCTTTTAATAAGTTATACAATTAGTGTAATAacattgttaataaatattattcttttattattaggTTGAAACATATAATTACGGTTCATATGCATTTCTACATCGATCCAATTTTCTCTCCCTTTCACTGtctctgtcaactgtcaacagtaaatattaatgaaaacatCTCAGTTACATTTCGCCTGgcataaactttttatattattttattgggATGCgcaattcttagaaaaaatttattcaaaagataTGTCCCATAATTCTAATTCCCttagttttcttttctttcaaatgaGAATTTCTTCCCTTTTGCGTTTACTAATAGCGCTGACGCGTTCGACAGTAACTACTACAGTTGTTCAACGCACAGTTAAAGTTTGAGCTCTTCCGCTGTTATAATTCGTGCTACAGAAATTCCATAAGTGGAGTGTGTAGATTGCGTGCCAGTAAAATGAGTGACAcgaaaaatgaacaaagaattgtgattaaatttctgacaaaattagaAGCTTTCGGTAATCGTGCAAAAGTTGAAAGAATTGTATGTTAATCGACTCCTCGTGTGTAAGATTGGTTTAGAGAAGTACACACAGCAGGAAAGGGTAAGCGTTAGTGCGTTCGGTTCTGTGCTAGGATTATGCGTCCGTGACCAGAGCTACGACACGGGTGGATTCTTAACCTCGACAACGGTCCCACACCCTCCGTACTGCTCAGATCGAGCATAGGCGGACTCAACATcctaaaatggaaaaaaatcggTATGGGTCTATTCTATTCACAAGAAGACGTTAACATAGGTGCAATGGAGCGATGTAGCAAGTGCGTGACATTCAAAGATGATTACCGTGAAAGGATAACTGCTGGAAACGTATCACTTTCTCTAAATATAACCATATTCTTGTTGTATAATTACCGAGCGTCGTATATAacctttatttttcatttttaaacagaTGTCACTTAGCAAATTTCAAACGTAATCATAAAATCAAGACTGCGTGAATGAGAAAGCAATTGTTATAAGAGGGGTTAAGTCTTTGATCTAATTTCACATAGGTAGAAAGTATCTGCTTAATAGTACCTTCcgataaattgtataaaaatgtatttttgagtGACATAGTTTATACTGACAAGGTCTAGCGTAAAATGgttaattaaatgttatttaaatCGACAATGCCAACACTAGTTTGTGGCAGGTAAATATCACTAATAGAGTGATTTAACGAAAATCAAAATCTGATTTCTGAATACTTTAGATGTCCATTAATAATGATTTGTAttggttaatttttatttcctagTTCCgagttaatgaaaaaaaagcgtttaaatatttaacaagACAAATCGTTTTTACAACTGTTTATGTCTTTTTCTCGTTTTGTAAAGACAGAGAACGGAAGTTTACGGCAGCGGAATTACTTTTAACCGATGTACAGGGATCCGTCAATTGCATATAATTAGATATTTCTAACAATAGCCTCAATCGTGTTAATTATAGTGATAAAACTACAAGAAATTGAGAGAAGTAAAACATAATacaattttaatgataataaaagtCATGGAACTCACAAAAATAGAACCATCAAAAGAATGCCTAGAAATTTCAATGGCATTTTATGATACAATCAATGGAAATAACTGATAAACTTAGACTCTTACAAGAttgaatcattttattatgaacAACGTGAACATTCTAATTAATATACACCAAAGTACTGTCTGTGGCTAGGAATGCATTTATCTCAACGTTGAATTCATAACTGGAAGCATTTCTGGATAACATAATACGCATTAACTGACGCGGCCTCctgaatatgtcaaaatatttctgtttcaGTGCATTTGTTAGTTTCTGGAAGAGCTAGAAGTTGCTAAATTTTGTGTGTAAGGTAGATAAAGATTTTTAGCGGACAAAATCTAGCTTAGTTTTCAGGTCTCTTCCTTCACAAACATTGTCACTGGTTCTCTATCGAAAACTTTGACTTTTTGTCTTTGATCGTAACCACATATGTTCATCTCCggtatcttcctaacttgaaacaaaacttgATGTTAATGCATTGTTTTATGACACTTCAACGAAAATTCACTGATGTGACTATAGCTTATGTTACTTCTCGTCTCAACAGATTAGGGTACGAGACATAGTTGAAATAGATGCAGCGtatgtaatttattaaaaataaaatgactaGATGCgatggttaattatataattagaaaaattcagCTAGAGAATATAAGAATTCAAGAATTCGCCAGGAACTTTTAAATGAAACGGGAGTAgcgaaaaaaaactaattaatgaTAAAGTTGTTTCTTATTTACAACCCATAGAACtacattaataaatttcttgaagccaaaatgtatttatagattgaaaaattttttaacctaGCAATCGTTCATTCACATTAATCAGATTTAAGTAATGTATTGGTCTCATAAAAAGAAAGtagctttgaaatttttctaactactatttgtgtttgtattcacttttcaaatttttattatgttcaTGTAGTTGTTAgttgtttttctcattttacaACTCAACTGTTTCGAATcattttgttgtaaataatctctaaaatttccattattcctcgtcaaatgaatatatttaataaattagttgtaaatcaattttgtttatacTGTAAATTTAATGGGatttttctgtatcattttagTGGCGGTCGGTTACAtcctaattttaatttttaataaaattaaagcgTACAATTTTCCGCATTAaatctttaaataaatttgtagcATACCTCCAATACCAGATGACATCAATcatctgtttcaaaatattaattattataactataagTTAACAGTGACTGTATAAATTGATGTCGCGAATAATGTAGTTGCATTCATAATTAGAGAATTTACGTTTATTATCACCGATACTAATTGCTTTCGTTGATATTTGTCCcctattgaaaatatgtttgataaTAATGCCGATTTACTATGAAAAGTTCAATTTATGTGATTCTGGAATTATTATCTGATTATATCTGATTTACTACACCATATTGATATGTTATGTACACAAATAAAACTGTTCCGAAGGATTTATAagtattcaatttgaaaataataactaaaactCTATAACAATGTAATTAACATATGTTAGAACTATGTAGATTACAAGTTACAGTAACTGTAGCGTAACCTATTATAAACTACACCTAAATTAGATAGAAGTGGATATTACTGATTCGGATACAATGATTTCTTCTAACCTATTTGGTGAGTGATTCCAAACTGGAATTCAATTCTGTTGTATCGAACACACTTGAAGCAGAATTGTCACAACGCTACCTACCACTTAAACCTTGAATCATggactttttttcaaaatcccaACGTCGAGAACCAGGTAAGACAACTGTTTCGACCGACCGACAGTTGACGCGACCACTGGGCGCTAGCTGGTCACAATGGACTCCTGTTTCGATCTTCATGAACATTTTTATGCTATGAGCACAGCATTACAAAAAGTGAACTTTCAGATCGTTAAAAAACAACGTAGTAACAACATTCGGAAAGAAGGAAGATTTAATGGAAAGTTGCGGATCGTGTAGTGCTATTGACGCGACCACAGACGCTCGTTTCGACCTTCACCAACGATTAGCGTATAATATCTTATGTAGATGAAACTACATACTAGTAGTCAGGCGACCACAAAATGTGGCTTATTATGGGCGCTCTAACGCTCATCTTTTGTATGAGCCCTATACAAGAAAAGGTTTTTTTCAGATATAGGGATATATGTTTTTTCgttacttttttatgttttgttgtattatttttgtttaattgggGTTAGTTGGTTGCATTATTCAATAACGTCGGTCATTTGGTTAGTGAACTGGCTCACCAGGTTCACAAGTACaggaaaaccgcagaaaacctgcaacaatAATGAGCAGCTGGTATGATAGTTTTAGAAGTAGAAGACATTAAATATCCATGGAGGATTATTGAGGGGCCGATGTAAGAAGTTGTAGGTCATGTTTAGTTCGGACAATTGAGCGatcgataaatatattttgaataaaagaaatCGGAGCAAGAGAGTGCGGTTAGTAAAattctgaattattttattgggGTTGAAGGGATTAGATGATACAGGGGCAgcataagaaaaaaaacattgcTGTCATCTAATCCAGGAGGAAGGGGCTCATTAACTTCAGAATAAAGGCTTCCTAAAAGGCTTGATCGAAAACAACCTAGACAGAAACTTGGGCTGTATTTTGGATCAATTCAAGATCTGATTTGGAGGCATAATTTTAAGTTCAATTCTagcattaaattttaatttgaatcaaTGGCTGGAAGCAAGTGCCTGAAATTGATACACCTTTTATCTACGACCTAAATcaattctatttatatattcaaacaaTTAGGAAGCTTGTGAACTTGATCTTTTGTTCCTATTAAAAACtttcaacgaaaaaaatatacaggaatttcctaaaatattctaaaagagATCCCCGTATGAAGTTATGATGGAGCTtacctataaaaaataatagcgCAAAGATATAATCTCTAAAAGATGGTGAGTTAAATTAAGCTTTAATGGTTTTTCCTTAAGTTAAAGTGgatataaaaacttttcatacaCTCGTAGAGGATTGACCACTGGGATTTTTCCAACATTATAAGGGGTAAAATTAATATCCTTTACGTTCAATTCCAAATGTTTAATTTGATTTACtaatttactaatttaatttCGTAACATAGAAATGTTGATAAAACTCCATACTtgattaaaaacatttattaatctTGAAGTTTTTCACTTGCACCAGtagatacaagaaaaaaatacaaaatcctGTGTGATATCTTCTTTTAATCACAATGCTttactattatatatatatatatatatatatatatatatatatatatatatatatatatatatatattcttgattttaggtctcttcaaaattaattttaataatttttgaaatatagataaaattgatgcttcgacttttctttaagtatttatcaaaatatatttggagAGAGACCGTGTTAATTTTATTGCGCAGAAAACGAAACCtatatccacattctctcgaagagTGAGAGACTACAAAATGTATTAACAGGAACgctgaaaaaatatgtataataatgattcgtTCTTTTCGTGAATTTCTGTTATAAGAAAGATCTACAATAATTTCACACAGACAAATCTtgtaagtaattattttttcgtcAGATCAAATATGGgatttgaaaaaactcaaaacagAGATGTAAATAGAAATTAACATCTTCATATTTGCTAATACAACTTGAGTTGCTAACTTGCAACTCAATCACCACTAGGCAATTAAGTTAGTCGGTAATTCGATGTCGCGatcaaagaaattttaaaatattcaagacAATTCAAATCTTGACCTAGATGAAATTGTTACGACTTGTGTAAAATCCTTTAGAGAATGATGAAACTGCGAATTTTGTAGTCGACTTTCCAACACAAATTTAACTGGGGCTgtaaatttactataaaataaattccattAGACCTGATGGCTTGGtgtaaatttgatttaaatcGTTAAGTTTTGGAATAAGCATTTTTGTATGTTTGTAATTGTTCCTCGATTTTACCAACATTGTTAGATAGATTCGTTGGTAATATTGAAAGAAGATAATACAGCACCTTTACATTGGCCCATGGCTCGTGTAACAGAACTTCACTGAGTATTAGATGGTATCGTTAGAGTAGTATCAGTGAAAATAGCTTCTGGAAGGATACTCAAGAGGTCATTAGTAAAAATCaaggccggattaagctagtggcttgggggggctataaccccgggccccaggtccaagagggccccatcatttggaaatcattctgtattttttgacgtgttgataccacaaatctaacgtattgatattattttgtgaatttttccgggtttccgaattccttaagggggccccgtcgtTATTTTAGCCCTGGGCCTTCTAAGGGCCCCCGCAGACTGCAGACTTTTTATCGGCCGATAGTTTGGTCGGTTTCTTAATCAGTATGGAGAGGAATGCATATGCGCACACTACAGCGATTCAGTATCGGCCGATAAAAAAGTTTGATGGGCTACTCGATTACATTCAAACTAATCTGTCGGCCAACTGTCGGCCGACTGTTTAATCAGTATTGGCGCATACACGCCTGCGCATACACGACGATTGTTTAGTCGGCCGATAGTTCAGTTCGCTCTGTGATTTGGCGTCGTGTGCTTCTATTCAATATGGCTTCGCCCAAATCACAATTGTTGATTATAGAAAGTTCCGTCGAAAACTTAATTGAAGAAGTCGAGAAAAGACCTGcgctttataaaaaaattttaaaggaGTACTCCGACgcgaatatgaagaaaaaactgtGGGAGGAAGTTTGCGAAGCAGTTGTTGTTGATTGGAATTCGCTTAGCGCTGAGGAGAAAATAAACAAAGGTAggaatgtaaaaataaaaatattagagtacttatgtgaatttttatttatttatttatttatctatttacaattattacactTTGTTATATTGACACGGAATCGCGCCTCCGGGAGAAATAAAGTATGACGACATGTACTGTCGCAcgttattcatattatttcttccTCGGTTGTCTTCATTTATAGTTAAGTTATTCATGGGACAATTGTAGAGAGTTTCTGTGAAATTTATTCCATCTTTGATTCTTACATAATTATGCAGGACACAGCAAGCTTTAATTATTTTGacacaaaaattgatattgacatCCATTGGTCGGTGAAATATACGCCATTTGTTACCAAGAATCCCAAAAGTACACTCAACCATTCGTCGAGCTCTTGTATGTCTATAGTTGAAAATTCGTTTGGTGTagtttaaatttctttttgcaTAAGGACGTAGTATATGATTGCCAAGTCCAAACGCTTCATCCCCTACGACAGAGAATGGAATAACATCTCCGACATTATCATTAGGCAATTGCCTTCCGGAGGGAATATTTAATCGGTTTTGGGACAGCCGTTTACCCATTTCTGATGATTTAAATATTTCCGAATCACTAGCTGTTCCATAAGAACCAACGtctatatatacaaatttataatcTGCGTCTGTCCAAGCCATTAACACGcacgaaaaaaactttttgtagtTAAAATATGATGAACCGGAATGTTCTGGCTGTATCATCCGTATATGTTTGCCATCAATTGCTCCAATGATGTTTGGAAAGTTTGTGCGACTATAGAATTCGTCTGCGATTTTAATCCAGTCGCCTTCTTCTTTGGTTGACATATACAATGGTTGAAGTATATTCCATATTTGCTCACATGTAGTTTTAGTAATATCTCGTATTGTAGAAGCTCCCATCAGATAATCAAAAGATAATGTATTGAAACTAGCTCCTGTAGCCAGatatctgtaaaaaaataaaaattaattatatttcaatatctgtaaaaaattaaaaattaattaaatttcaatatttttcaggtCGTGATGTGCAAAAAAATGGGCTAATTTAAGGACTTGCTTTCGTCGCGAATTAAACGCTCAAAAGAACACTAAGTCGGGGCAAGCTGCGAATAAAAGGCGTAAATATGCATGGAAAACCGACTTACTGAAGGTAACCTGGAAGaggaaaattttctatcaaatgaTGAGCATGATGATCAAGCTGGTTCATCCACTCCCACCCCTATTCGTCAGCGGAAAAAGAGACCTAATGTACCGAAGCAGACGGACGTGGATGAAGCATTATTAAAGGCATTAAATGAGCCTAATACTGATGAAGATGTGAACTTCGCTTTGTCACTGGTCCCTTCACTCCAAAGTTTAACCGCAGAAGAAAAACTTGATGCTAAAATAAGTATTCTTAACGTTTTTAAACAGATAAGATCAGCTAGGTGCGCTCAGTCTCCGCCAACATGTACGTACAACAGAGTTCAGCAACCCTTGTACTCTTTTCCAATTTCGCAACCGACAACCATTCGAAACATTTCATCACCTGGCAACTCCAACGATACAGCCCAGtcttattattcaaatttttcagatgaatcgcaaatatatgacttgtaaatattttccgaattttgtaatattattctaataaaaatagttgaaaagtATTTGTGGTTTATCTTACCTTATCGTAACGCTCAATCTCTCCTCCACAGGTATAGAAAGTCTTAAATTTGTATCCTCCTTCGCTATTGCTGGTCCAATTAGCTTGACAAGTTCATTGAAGCTGGTAATGCTCATTCGATAATAGGCGAAAAATTTTTTCGGGTAATCAAGTAATTTGGAATGCATAGTGTAAAATTTTCCACTAACTAATCTGTCACTGAGAATGGGATGCACCCAATGCTCTCGCAATCTCTTCTTGATTATCCTCCTCCGGAGTATGATGAGAGCAATAATTTTTCTGGACAACATTTTCATATTGTGTGACCGCTTCAACAGTCCGTTACAAACTAGTTCGAGAATAGTCGGCCGACTGTTGGATAGTCTGCGCCCTGTTCACCAACCAAACTGTTTAGTTGGCTCGGTGTGCGCACTTTCAGCCCAACCCGACTAAACTATCGGCCGATAAAAAGTCTGCAGTCTGCGGGGGCCCTAAGTCTTAATCCGGCCATGGCAAAAATTTGTGTTGTGCCCACTATAGActgatatttcttatttttttgttgttttgtaaCTGAAGAATTTCATGTTAAATTAAATCAtcctaaaaattttttcacttttcaacGCGGGCGGCTATGTAAGCGCCTCATATTGGCGCTATTATGAATTTATGCGCAAGCGTGAGTTGGTTTTATAGACGAAGCAACAAGTGAACAAGCAAGTGTCACGCCCcatttgtattatatttattataatatatttcattattaaagtgtataaaataaaacaactcaATTGGTGCTTCGAAAAGACTACCAGTTTGGTCGTCAAAACAGTAGTGTTGATTATTGTAAAGTGATTTGTTGCTACTATGTTAACAAAACCACCCACTTCTCAATAAAAACGTTTTCCAGATCGAAAGTATGTAGGTATTAGTTTTACTCACATTAGCTctaaatactataaataatataCTCCAATCAGTTAGCAAAAGATCTCACAGACGGACAGTATGTTTGAATAGTTctctttttcataaaaatcattttcgaatGCATATAAATATGTGAACGgatttagcaaaaaatatatttcacagtATTAGTAAATCTTCGTTCACCATTTCATTGTTACCAAAAACAACTTTTCCGTTCAATTCATCCTAATTTGCTTGGCTATATTTATAGAGGGGTTAAAATGGTTATATGTGGAGCTTCGATTGGATAATATGGTGTACATGGTAATATCTGATATTGGCGATTGGTTGGACAAGAATCTTGCGTGtaaacatttcttttatttttctgcTTGTAGAGGAATCACttaataaaagtatatattatacttttatataccTATGCATATATGACTGTGAATTGTGAAGCTTTATTATTGTCATTTCCTAACCAGCAATTATCGTATTTACGATAATTTCTAGTTCCATCaaataatatgatttattttacacTAACCTTATGTATTTGGTGTTAGCTGTTTCGCGTTGGGATACATAAACACATTTTTGACGTGGTTGAGGAATAACTGGAAGattgtttaataaaaagtacTATTGAGATCCAgttaatttctatatttctccCAGCTCTATCTAGGATGACCTGGTCgatattacattattattagGTAGTTAAGTTTCTTCCTGGATATGAGTAGgtagatgtttatttttcttctatctAATGGTGCAGTGTAATAAgctaaatatgttttattattcattttataaattgaacatatatatttattgaaaaaaataaacgtcTATTTTCTCTAGCATGATAGCACTCACATACTAAATTATACTTTCATTTATAATATGTTCTAATTATTACGGAACCATTGAAATTTTAGGAAttcattaaaaacatattttagacAATATCATCATCATACAGTATTGCGTTTTGTAAGATGGTCACACCCAAAAGCTTCATTAGACATAATTGGCAATGAACTTTCAAAGTTTACTGatcatttttctgatttttttccCAGAGAAAATCAATATTCTGGTTGAAGACTTTTGTcgtatatttattgtttttagatTTTACTAAAGATGTTAATGTAGAGATCTCAATCGATTACCAATCTGTGAAATGTAATTCCATATAAACTTTTCTCATGGTCTCTCTAATTGGTTTTCATCAcattaatatcataaaaaacattACATGAAATTCATTAAATCTACGAAAGGAAGCaagtaattttcaattcttattcaaaatttttctaataaaaatgtgCATAACGCAAATACATcattagttttagaaatatactttttaattaCACTATATTTACTATCGACTTTTCAATCTCCTATACTAAGGAGATGAGATTTTCCCGACCTTCTCGATATTTACTCACGTGTTCATTGTATGTAAGAAAACAAGAAGATAATTTCGTTTCCAAATCCGAAAgtatattgttttcttttttgtttattcacagCTTGTGTATTTAAAGTACATGTGTATTTTATAACGGATGACACTACTACTATTTCTAAATTACACAATACATTCATCATTTATTGATCCAATGTCTAATGATGTTGAATATACACGGTGTCCAACCAAAAGTACACATCCtatataaagtaataaaattctaaaataattgtgaaataagtCGACATTGATTTCGATGAGGACATATTATACCATtcttagaaaatattaattgcaAAGGGGGTTGACCGATATCTTTAAGAAAATCttaaatctcaaaatattttgataaagactaaaagaaaaCGAAATGTCAATGACTCAGTAATAATGATAGATTCTTTTCAtacaatcaaattaatattttctaaaaaaattaaaaatagattcaTTTGTAcggtattgaaaataaaacgttccgccaaaatttgaaagtaataGGTAGAGGATCggaatgttgaaattaatcACAAACCAACatatactttttgaatttacattttattcatCTCATCTTAAATTATAGTTTGTAATCAGTGACTGACTGAcaaaatatactatataaattaaaaacatataaaattaattgttataaatGAGGCAAATAACATTGAcatcgaactattattttttcaatttcaatcatttaaactaaaaattatctAAGTACTACTTTGTGTACAACATTCCTGGTTAACCTGTCTTGAGGGTTTTCCTACACGTGAGCAGGAAACAAATCAAAACTATACTTATTGTTGAGGATAGATATTAGCTGCGGCATTATACTGaaattgtaaaatgaaaataaaataaaaggcATTCAAGAAATACTTACATGTTTTAGAGGTAGTATGAAAATTAATAGACATAAACAGTAAAcgataaaattttatgttattatttctgatattaaaaatttttatactgaaCACTGCACAATAAGAACACAATACAAAgtacaattataaaaatcgtttacaaaaaattgtaataatatgattaagttgaaaatataaactaaaatgatgtggaatcaaacaaaaactataTATGAAGCCAAACTggtcaaatatattataagcATGAAAATATcatctataatataaaaataaaaatacgtcGCCATCTACCGGATATCTGTGCAACTTAGATGCCAAACTGCTgtctattatattaaatattttatattgtacacACTAAAGTCgtataataaacattaaatttgcAATAACAAATATTCACATCAATAATAGGAATAAAAACTACCCCATCTCCCAAGTTGGATAAAATTACCGATTCCTACAAAAGTTGCTAAAAATTGGTTCAGTTATTTCGGAGTTTATCGCGAACATACATCGTTACACGCAATTTTTATGTATACAATGACTCTGGTACTTATCATTGAttgatttcatatatttgattgataatataaaaatcattatttgcttacattaaaaacaaaagagTACTTGCCATATCCTGATTAAACGTAGAGACACATGATAGTATTCAAAGGGTTGGtgcaaaatttttgtatttttaacaaatagaaATACCATCCTTGtcactaaaataatttttctgtaacCTCGACTACATTTCATACTTGTTTTGGTTATCGAATAATTAGTGCTAACGATATATTTTGGGCGCTTTTGTAGTTAGAAAACCTTAAATACTATTtcgataaaaacaaatttttaacaagaatTTCACTGAGACCGAATTTTATTCTTTGACTGAGCTTTGGAGCTTCTATAACCGTATAACAATCATCTTGTTATAAAGTAGAACAGTTA
This portion of the Diorhabda sublineata isolate icDioSubl1.1 chromosome X, icDioSubl1.1, whole genome shotgun sequence genome encodes:
- the LOC130451833 gene encoding uncharacterized protein LOC130451833, which produces MKMLSRKIIALIILRRRIIKKRLREHWVHPILSDRLVSGKFYTMHSKLLDYPKKFFAYYRMSITSFNELVKLIGPAIAKEDTNLRLSIPVEERLSVTIRYLATGASFNTLSFDYLMGASTIRDITKTTCEQIWNILQPLYMSTKEEGDWIKIADEFYSRTNFPNIIGAIDGKHIRMIQPEHSGSSYFNYKKFFSCVLMAWTDADYKFVYIDVGSYGTASDSEIFKSSEMGKRLSQNRLNIPSGRQLPNDNVGDVIPFSVVGDEAFGLGNHILRPYAKRNLNYTKRIFNYRHTRARRMVECTFGILGNKWRIFHRPMDVNINFCVKIIKACCVLHNYVRIKDGINFTETLYNCPMNNLTINEDNRGRNNMNNVRQYMSSYFISPGGAIPCQYNKV